One Kangiella geojedonensis DNA segment encodes these proteins:
- a CDS encoding site-2 protease family protein: MLPLLYNGQYAIFAIVLFVIIFSLTLHEFGHAYSAKLLGDDTAEKMGRLNLNPMNHIDPMGLLFVVMIGFGYAKPVPVTHRKLKTTWAGAAVAAAGPLMNFLIALIAVNLQAAAYVFDIAALQSDVAQTSLTFLALINILLMLFNLLPIGPLDGHYVMEWLLPKSLKYKYHQWNGKYGTFFFLALVVLSILGVPVFRFLWNAAQTMSGWINFFV; the protein is encoded by the coding sequence ATGCTTCCACTTTTATACAATGGGCAGTACGCTATTTTTGCTATTGTCCTGTTCGTCATTATATTTTCATTGACGTTGCATGAGTTTGGTCATGCCTATTCGGCAAAGCTTCTCGGCGACGATACTGCTGAGAAAATGGGGCGCTTAAACTTGAACCCCATGAATCATATTGATCCCATGGGGTTATTGTTTGTGGTCATGATCGGGTTTGGCTACGCTAAACCCGTTCCCGTAACGCACCGTAAGCTGAAAACCACTTGGGCTGGGGCTGCTGTCGCCGCCGCAGGGCCACTGATGAATTTTTTGATTGCCTTGATCGCGGTAAATCTACAAGCAGCAGCCTATGTATTTGATATTGCCGCGCTGCAATCTGACGTTGCCCAAACATCGCTCACGTTTTTAGCGCTGATTAACATTCTATTGATGTTGTTTAACCTATTACCCATAGGCCCGTTAGACGGGCACTATGTCATGGAATGGTTGTTACCAAAGTCGCTGAAATATAAGTATCACCAATGGAATGGTAAATACGGTACTTTTTTCTTCCTAGCGTTGGTGGTACTGAGTATTTTAGGGGTTCCGGTGTTTCGATTCTTATGGAATGCTGCCCAGACTATGTCGGGGTGGATT
- a CDS encoding YeaC family protein: protein MKFCIIATTFKDIFPVMDFSQLIKTLTPDMIERFTVAVETGKWPDGAVLTEQQKETCIQAIMLYKARHSEDDSEPFTVTKTGDLVTGKKVRDEFPGKSANESESKDTFIVDPSMIIPGKDTH, encoded by the coding sequence TTGAAATTCTGCATAATTGCGACAACTTTTAAAGACATTTTCCCTGTTATGGACTTTTCTCAACTCATCAAAACTCTAACCCCTGACATGATCGAGCGCTTCACGGTAGCGGTCGAAACGGGTAAATGGCCTGATGGTGCCGTTCTTACCGAACAGCAAAAAGAAACCTGTATCCAAGCTATCATGTTATATAAAGCACGTCATAGCGAAGACGATAGCGAGCCATTCACAGTGACTAAAACTGGGGATTTAGTGACGGGTAAGAAAGTGCGGGACGAGTTTCCAGGAAAGTCTGCTAACGAGAGTGAATCTAAAGATACCTTCATTGTCGATCCATCAATGATAATTCCTGGCAAGGATACGCATTAG
- a CDS encoding OsmC family protein: MSQHYARISWSRGDQAFLDNQYSRGHQWSFDGGAIVEASSSPHIVPLPYSVEANVDPEEAFVASLSSCHMLFFLSIAAKKRLLVDSYQDQAVGIMGKDEQGKAFVETVTLKPKVVFSGEKIPSRAVLEKMHHQAHELCFIANSVKTKVITEIVESD; this comes from the coding sequence ATTTCGCAACACTATGCTCGTATCAGTTGGTCTCGCGGTGACCAAGCATTCCTAGATAACCAATACAGCCGCGGTCATCAGTGGTCGTTTGATGGTGGCGCAATCGTTGAGGCATCTTCATCCCCGCACATTGTTCCTTTGCCGTATTCTGTGGAAGCTAATGTTGATCCTGAAGAAGCTTTTGTGGCTTCGTTATCCAGCTGCCATATGTTGTTCTTTTTGTCGATTGCCGCTAAAAAACGTCTGTTAGTAGACAGCTATCAAGATCAGGCTGTTGGAATCATGGGTAAGGACGAACAAGGAAAGGCATTTGTCGAAACTGTCACTTTAAAACCAAAAGTCGTGTTTTCAGGCGAGAAAATACCCAGCCGAGCAGTGCTTGAGAAAATGCATCACCAAGCACACGAGCTATGCTTTATCGCTAACTCGGTAAAAACAAAGGTCATCACGGAAATTGTTGAGAGCGATTAA
- the ansA gene encoding asparaginase has protein sequence MAKKKVYIAYTGGTIGMKPSDQGFVPQKGFLGATLQSFPEFQHPDMPEITIHDYAEPIDSANMSPEDWHQIAEDIERNYEDYDGFVVLHGTDTMAYTASALSFMLEGLQKPVIFTGSQIPLTQLRTDARDNLINAVYLAANYPIPEVSLFFHDHLHRGNRTIKTDADGFAAFSSPNMPPLASIGSTIKVREHLIWQRKHKELTVRRFSSPKIAILTLFPGISDDLVRDFLAQDLDGVVLQSFGAGNAPVNNKPLMQAIKDATSQGKVIVNCTQCLKGSVNMSTYETGKVLMDAGVTSGFDMTTEAALAKLYYLFSRGLDAKTIRENMVISLRGELTN, from the coding sequence ATGGCAAAGAAGAAAGTCTACATCGCATACACTGGCGGCACCATTGGGATGAAGCCCAGTGACCAAGGTTTTGTGCCACAAAAAGGCTTTCTCGGCGCAACCTTACAGAGCTTTCCTGAGTTCCAGCATCCTGATATGCCGGAAATCACGATTCATGATTATGCTGAGCCGATTGACTCTGCCAATATGTCACCAGAAGACTGGCACCAGATCGCTGAAGACATTGAGCGTAACTATGAAGATTACGATGGTTTTGTGGTGCTACACGGCACTGACACCATGGCTTATACGGCTTCAGCTTTGTCTTTTATGCTTGAGGGGTTACAAAAGCCGGTTATTTTCACGGGTTCACAAATTCCGTTAACGCAGCTCAGAACCGACGCGCGCGATAACTTAATTAATGCGGTTTATCTTGCAGCCAACTACCCCATTCCTGAAGTCAGTTTGTTTTTCCATGATCATTTACATCGCGGCAATCGCACCATTAAAACAGATGCTGATGGTTTTGCTGCTTTTAGTTCGCCCAATATGCCGCCTCTCGCAAGTATCGGTAGCACCATTAAAGTTCGTGAACATTTAATCTGGCAGCGTAAACACAAGGAGCTAACCGTTCGCCGTTTTAGCTCGCCTAAGATTGCGATTTTAACCTTATTCCCCGGTATCTCCGATGATTTGGTCCGTGATTTTCTTGCCCAAGATTTGGACGGTGTGGTGTTACAAAGCTTTGGCGCGGGTAATGCTCCAGTCAACAACAAGCCACTGATGCAGGCGATAAAAGACGCAACAAGCCAGGGAAAAGTTATTGTTAACTGCACCCAGTGCTTGAAAGGCTCAGTTAATATGAGCACCTATGAAACCGGTAAAGTATTGATGGATGCTGGCGTCACTTCCGGCTTTGATATGACCACCGAGGCTGCCTTGGCCAAGCTTTATTATCTATTCAGTCGTGGCCTTGATGCTAAAACGATTCGTGAGAATATGGTGATTAGCTTACGCGGTGAGCTGACTAATTAA
- a CDS encoding amidohydrolase, whose translation MMRPVFKTALLGLLTTAFLQPASYAETHTNSKQQIEQGADALERKVIDWRRHLHQNPELGNREFETSKYIATHLKALGLDVKTEVAHTGVVAVLKGGKPGPVVALRADMDALPVKERVDLPFASKATGEYMGKEVPVMHACGHDTHVAILMGVAELLSGMQAELPGTVKFIFQPAEEGPPPGEEGGAELMVKQGVLKNPDVDVVFGLHISAGTDVGKINIRKKGIMASSDDFKITIDGKQAHGSTPWDSIDPIVTASQIVTSLQTIVSRHMPLTQQASVVTVGSIHGGVRSNIIPEKVEMLGTIRTLSEIDRKRIHELVRTKATLIGESMGAKVTVELPYSSAYPVTYNDPALTDEMMPTLEAVAGAENVITINPITGAEDFSFYAREVPGVFFFLGGKPKGLPASEAAPHHTPDFYIDESGMKLGVKALSRLAVDYMNAHKK comes from the coding sequence ATGATGAGACCTGTTTTTAAAACAGCATTACTAGGCTTGCTAACCACTGCTTTTCTGCAACCAGCGAGTTATGCCGAGACGCACACCAATAGTAAGCAGCAAATTGAACAAGGTGCTGACGCTTTAGAACGCAAAGTTATCGACTGGCGCCGCCATTTACATCAAAACCCTGAACTGGGTAATCGTGAATTTGAAACCAGCAAATACATTGCTACTCACCTCAAGGCCTTGGGGTTAGACGTTAAAACAGAAGTCGCTCACACCGGCGTAGTCGCCGTGCTTAAAGGTGGCAAACCAGGGCCTGTAGTCGCGCTACGAGCGGATATGGACGCCCTTCCAGTAAAAGAACGTGTGGACTTGCCATTTGCTTCAAAAGCCACTGGCGAATACATGGGCAAAGAAGTTCCTGTGATGCATGCCTGTGGTCATGATACTCACGTAGCGATATTGATGGGCGTGGCGGAACTGTTATCTGGTATGCAAGCTGAGCTTCCTGGCACGGTAAAGTTTATCTTCCAGCCTGCCGAAGAAGGCCCGCCTCCCGGTGAAGAAGGTGGCGCTGAATTGATGGTGAAACAAGGTGTCTTGAAAAACCCTGACGTAGACGTTGTCTTTGGTCTGCATATTTCAGCGGGTACGGACGTTGGTAAAATCAATATCCGTAAAAAAGGCATCATGGCCAGCTCTGACGACTTTAAGATTACCATTGATGGCAAACAGGCGCATGGTTCTACACCTTGGGATTCTATTGATCCTATCGTTACAGCGTCGCAAATTGTTACCAGTTTACAAACTATCGTCAGTCGTCACATGCCCCTAACGCAACAAGCCTCCGTGGTAACCGTCGGCTCGATTCATGGTGGCGTTCGCTCAAACATCATTCCCGAGAAAGTCGAGATGTTGGGAACGATACGAACCTTGAGCGAGATTGATCGTAAACGTATCCATGAGTTAGTGCGCACGAAAGCGACTTTGATTGGCGAAAGCATGGGCGCAAAGGTAACCGTTGAACTTCCCTACTCTTCGGCTTATCCAGTGACTTATAATGACCCAGCTCTGACTGATGAAATGATGCCCACACTTGAGGCGGTCGCTGGTGCAGAAAACGTTATCACCATTAATCCAATTACTGGTGCAGAAGACTTTTCTTTCTATGCACGCGAAGTTCCAGGCGTATTCTTTTTCCTCGGTGGCAAACCAAAAGGATTGCCTGCTTCAGAAGCGGCTCCACACCATACGCCAGATTTTTATATTGATGAGTCGGGTATGAAGCTTGGCGTGAAAGCGTTATCGCGTTTAGCGGTTGATTATATGAATGCTCATAAAAAGTAA
- a CDS encoding HD-GYP domain-containing protein: MALIKVKVPTDSIDIGMFVVELDRPWIDVPVPFQKFEITTERELKVLSEYCKYVHIEIDAFLWEKKKQELSKHTSTSTLPENTPIHHELPRASSTYQSAKEFTIELFETTKLGLELDLEHSKQVINNCITSILSNANALFWLTRIKDRNHYTAEHSLRVAILAIAFGKYLGFDRKQLELLGLCGLLHDLGQTQLPEDIVNKAGPLNEAEYRVMQKHTLLGHELVIHDNEISSAVKEVILNHHIHFDGKGYPKNPAEVAPSQICRMISIIDAYDAITSESPYKLSKSPREALKILFDQRDKQFDGKLVGKFIQMMGIYPPGSLVRMSNGEVGIVISTDKKHKLLPKVELVQDRHGRLKRSVIIDLKKNPKDPSGNAYKITASMPDGSMGFDMRQYIQTTHQC; encoded by the coding sequence ATGGCATTGATAAAGGTCAAAGTGCCGACCGATTCTATTGATATTGGTATGTTTGTCGTTGAACTCGACAGACCGTGGATCGATGTGCCCGTACCTTTTCAGAAGTTTGAAATCACCACAGAGCGGGAACTTAAAGTCCTCAGTGAATATTGCAAGTACGTTCACATTGAGATTGATGCCTTTCTCTGGGAAAAGAAAAAACAAGAACTTAGCAAGCATACCTCAACAAGTACCTTGCCTGAAAACACCCCAATTCACCACGAGCTACCGCGAGCTTCTAGCACATACCAGTCAGCGAAAGAGTTCACGATCGAGCTCTTTGAGACGACGAAGCTTGGGTTAGAGCTTGATTTAGAACATAGCAAACAGGTCATCAACAACTGTATTACCAGTATCCTATCCAATGCCAACGCATTGTTTTGGCTAACCCGGATTAAAGATCGCAACCACTATACTGCCGAACACAGCTTGCGGGTTGCTATTCTAGCTATCGCATTTGGTAAGTATTTGGGTTTTGACCGTAAACAGCTTGAGTTATTAGGTTTATGCGGTCTGTTACATGATTTAGGGCAAACACAGCTACCTGAGGATATTGTTAATAAAGCTGGTCCATTGAATGAAGCAGAATATCGAGTGATGCAAAAGCATACCCTACTCGGTCATGAACTGGTAATACACGATAATGAGATCAGTTCAGCGGTCAAAGAGGTTATTCTAAATCACCATATTCATTTTGACGGTAAAGGTTACCCTAAAAATCCTGCGGAAGTGGCCCCAAGTCAAATTTGCCGCATGATCAGTATCATTGATGCTTATGATGCTATAACCAGTGAAAGCCCGTATAAATTAAGCAAATCGCCTCGCGAAGCATTAAAAATCCTATTTGATCAACGGGATAAGCAATTCGACGGCAAGCTTGTCGGAAAGTTTATTCAAATGATGGGGATTTACCCACCTGGTAGCTTGGTTCGTATGTCGAATGGCGAAGTTGGCATTGTGATATCAACCGATAAGAAGCATAAGCTCTTACCCAAAGTAGAGCTCGTTCAAGACCGACATGGACGACTAAAACGCTCAGTTATCATTGATTTAAAGAAGAACCCCAAAGACCCTAGTGGTAATGCTTACAAAATTACAGCATCTATGCCCGACGGCTCAATGGGCTTCGACATGCGTCAATATATACAAACAACGCATCAATGCTAG